In Solenopsis invicta isolate M01_SB chromosome 6, UNIL_Sinv_3.0, whole genome shotgun sequence, the genomic window ATCGGGTAAATTAATTgttctgtaataaaattttggcaGTGTTTTATTTCAGATAATGGATGAAAGGTACAATAAATCATATGGCgagaaatgttaataaataaataaaattccgtGGAAATATGCACTGTGATAGAGAGACGCCAAAATTCTTTTGGGACGTGAtacaagttttctttttttgattgaCCTTTTCAggcattatttttttcttttttcgtcgattttttttatttcacgctttCCGTATGGTACCAGGCAGTCATCAGTAAGCGTGAGCtgcaaaaaaagaaacgtgTTGATTAAATATGAAAAGATGAAATAACAATCGTGTGCACTtacggaaaaatattttaacaagaaaaataatggctgaaaaattataaatgaaattataaattcatgaaaattatttgcgCTTATCAAGATGCGGCaagataaatgtaattttttatttattatttttccataAGAGCTTAATTTCGAGATTTCTACTGGaggaaatatgtaaaaataaatttatacatatatattgtgtgtgtatatatatatatatatatatatatatatatatatatatataaaataagatttgatATTTGCTATGCTGAGAAggtaattaatctttaaattacaCGTTATATGTCCTCCTAAAGAAATCTTCGGAAAATTCAGCAAAACGATTTCATGGAACTTATACAATGTACAAACATTAGAAAACTCATATAAGTTTTTACACGTCCTCGTTGTATGCGGTGTAATGTTTCGTTTATACTGATGGCAGTTAGTCATTCATAAATACAacgtaaatattgtattaaggCATTAATAACAATCCCTAAATATGAGTTCTAAATTGAACACAGCAAGCTAAAACtggcaaattataattaaataattttaactattcTACGCgagatttaatttattgatatattagcTGATACTATGTCGAATAGAAATATTACACCGTAAACGAGGCCCCCTAGTACATTTATCTGGGGGTGTTTGAGACGTAAGTATTTGATTCATAAGTGTCTCTCACTGAAAAAACTCAAAATATAGTATACACATTACATATTAGTTGActgaaaatatacatacatgaaaaaaaattgagtaaaatAATGATTCGTAAAATATAGGCTTTTAAATCATGTACAGACGTCGTGAGAGATGTTGAttgtaaaataactttatgaTTAGATGATGCTACCGATTACATGAGAAATTAGGATGATATTCGTTAACAAAACCCTTCGGCTACGACGCTTCTAGACTGCCGCCCTTGCTTTCGACAGACAAGAACGACTCGTCTTTATGCTAAACGTCGATCCCACAAGAAGTGAGTATTATGCTATGCAAACGCTAATAATCGTGAGTGACATGTTGATTTTAACACTAGAAGATATACTAActttcattatattaaaaaatcgttatattgttatatcgtttatattatctttttcattatatttttattttaatcacaagttaaattataaaattaataatagacgTACTCCTATCGACTTGGCTTTATCGACAGCACACAGTTATTAAAATTCCacaaaatttttagttatttgaaaaaatttaacaaattagagTACTTCGACATTgaggaataaaaatttaaaattcttctggtgttaataaataaatgtggcGAATGTATATCATGCAGTGATTGTAATTTGCGGAAcggaacttttttttatcactgtacAAACAATTACTTCACCACTTGGACAGACAGATATTGTCGGGCACGTACCGCGTGTTCGAGATTCTGTCAGCGGTTCCTCAGCCGGAGTAATGGCtcggtaattaataattaccaCAAGGATTAGGGAACATTGTTGTAACGCATTCTGAGGAAAACAtttgggaaaaaaaaacagtcgAGTTAATACACGAGTGTAATCGGGATTACGCGAAGGGAGGAACGCATTTTGCGATGGGACTATcgatatatacaataataacgTACAAAAACCAAGAAAAATACGCGTGGTAGCCCAAGGGTTAAGAGGCCCAAATTCTCTCATTCAAACAGCCGTCGTAACACGGGTCCATTACGATGTATATACGCTGATCACTCATGTGTTACGTTCTACTTGCATGTTAATAGCGAATGTAATACGCTTTAATATGGCCCAAACGAGGACCGTTTTCGGAGTGAATCGTGATGTGCCACCACTATCCCCGCCGACTCTGAGATTATTGACTGTTTGATTTATTAAACGAGTAAATGGGGTGCGAGGGATTCAACACTTTGACCACTTTAATCTCTTATCGCTCACTTTTTTCGTTTAATACGTGGTACGTTTATTGTACCACGGGCTGGTAAAGTGAAATCGTGGAACTGGCTGCGAATAATAGTAGTATAACGCTCCTGAAATGATAGATATTCGTTTGCTGTAGCATCGGTCTCATTACATTACATCTGCATCGAACACTCTTGGTTTCAAGTCGATAGAGTCGAGTCTGTCGTTAATCAATTGTCTTTGGTGAAATCTCAAACAGGACAGAAATAAGAAACGTGTCTAAAAGGTCTAAAAGGCCTGAAGAAATTTGCAAAGTTAAGGCACCTTTTGGACGTTCTTAGAGTTTGTTTCTATGTATTCGTGTATGTTATTCAATTTGTAAAGGAATTGTATTATGTTCGACTTCAAAAGAAAAGCAGCTACTTGGCAATTAAGCAAGAATAAAACTTCGCAGTCTATCGAAAAATGTAGAAATTCATTCAAAAAACAAAGCTGTTCGAAATGTCGATTTCGCCAGCTTGGCACCAGGTGTTCTCAATTTTACCGTTCGACGAAGCTGATGGCACGGTGTTATGTTTGTGCCAAAATCACCAGCAATATCGCCGAGGTGCCAAATATCTCCGCATAACCACGTCGGTTTATATTTTCGATCGAGGTGACACGTGAAAGGATATTCCGACCCGTTTTTCGACGTCACCACTGGCGATGACTTCTATCACTTGATTTATGCTCGAGCCAGCCAACTTtcgagaaaaacttttaaactttaatcGTACGATCGTCACatgttatttctaattatttaaaaattttttttaaaccttatacaatttaattttattatttgagaaaatcttCATGTTATAGTTTTAGATGAAAATTCGTGattgatttattgattgattgatCTATGATTGAAGAATAATCGAGAGAAAAGTTTCTCGCCAGTAGAAACGTTTTCCTAAATATCTAATAGCGTTGataagcataaaaaattatcaaaatccaTACCGAGATTAAAACTATTCTACTGGTAAAAAGATAGACGGCTGAGTATGAGTTCCAATGGCTCACGTATATTACGAAAACGAATGGAAACGAAAAAAACACCTCTTGTGCGAAAAATATCTCGTCTTTCATAAGTGTCTAAactgtaatttaataatgtatgttAAGTGCATGTTAAGAAAATGCATTGTATTCTAGATTACTATGCTATTGCCTTgctatttgaaatattacattaattttcaaaaagttgtgaaattttaatcataacattttttgtattttgcaatattgttataatagtattttctctaaattttttgtcacAGTAGTCTAGATTTAGATGTGCATTTGCGATTACAAAAATccttttaagaaaattgaaaagcaATAGCAATCGCAAATGTAATGCAGTTACTGTCTACAGATTCTATGACACTTTTTTTAtcaactatttaaatatttcatatgtatacactttttaatttagTCTAAAATTTAGAATTGAGAGTTTTACGAGTAGCATAATAGCCGCGATTTAGCGGAAATTTCGCAATGCTTCGACATCTTTTAATAGCATCTGTAGTCAGTGTTTATCAACGACCAATGCCAATCACGTCACACAAACTTGTGCAATCGTCATTCACTGCgagcatatatttttatatttaaaataaagctttCATTATTACtgaatatacaataatttattagatgcattattattaatttattatcggtttaataataaaaattgagttGGTATTGATCTTTGATCGTCATGAGAAAGAACATTACACGAATCAAACGGTTAATGGGCATACATACCAAAGGGCCTGAAGGGATGTCGGCTCCACAGATAGCTACGCTTAATTGGGCTGAGATAACTGTCCCTCAGAAAGAACGGTGTGCGGTATTGAGCGTAACTCGGAATATAAGGCGCGTAGCTCGGGTACCACCATGGGTCCCTGGTAAACGCACTAATCGGTGCCATTGGTGATGGTTCCAGGAGATCGTAGAACGGCTTCTTGCGCAACAGGACCCTTGGACGTGGCAATAAGAAATCGTCGTCCACGAGATTACCTGCGAGCGACACGAATTTAATTGGAATCGATTGCAGACTGCGACAGATTTGCGGACGGCGCTGAGCTCTTGCCGAGGTAGGTagatattgtttataaatatatactagtTATGTAAGGCTGTATAGCGCGACTGTAAAGTAGCCTTGAGACTTCTCTTGTGAGCTAGAACGAAATATTATTAGCCGCGATTGTTTAGCAAATACTACATCTTTGTGGCCTACTAAAGTTGCTAGAATGACACAATTTTGGTCCATACAATTAAATTTGCCGTTgacttgtaataaaaatcaaaataacagttttactaaaatagttttattaatatagtttcTCGCGCGTGAAGAAGAAATCAAAACGATAGAtgatatgaattataaattaagaatttgtAGTAATATATACAGAGAACAATTGTTGATCAAATTCTATGAGAATTTAGACTTaagagaaaagattttttcggaaacagaaaattttttttaaatgaaaaagaaatacatttttttaaaataatatattttaatacaagcatttatttgttttaagtagaattatttacttttaaatatcttaGAGAGAGACATAtaccttaaatatataatttacattagtacatttttacatttaaataataattttacaaataagctaataatattattaaatttaattaatttagccGTTGATCACTGCTTGCAGTACGCGAAATAGGTAATGTCGTAATTGCAAAGTTGCATAAATTTGTTTCTAGCAAGGTTGTCgtgtaaatttcaaaattacgtttatatgaattatttatgtattatatttacgCATATCTCTTTCATGTAGAATCAAGTTACgaggtatatatttttttaaacactagGTACCACCAACGCGCGCTTTGCGCACGCCAtttagctttttatttttaacattttgaaaattgcATTAAGAACCTAtaagaattaacttttgaaatattgattattttgagcgcaattttaatttttaaatcttacgtttatgtgttacagtaatcaccgtagCTTCGTAGCTGACAATAAGTAACtttgcgcatcgggtcggtgagtcgtaaatcaattttttaaattttatttatgtttttcgaATATCCTGCGCAGGACTAAAAAAAGGACactaaaaaaagagtttggtaatagctattAAATGTTGActtaaataatgccaattaaacatttgattaatagatattaccaaaaatattactaaactcttttcttcagtggactcaaataatttttcgaagGGGAAACCGAGTACCCAATCGCGCGCGATCGGTCCTCGGGAGTGCCGTGTAAAGTACACTGAAAATAAAGTCGGGTAATAAGCACCAAATGTATAGTGTAATAGTATCAATTAACTATTTCAATGTAaccaaaagtaattttattttttttcatatttagtaAAGTTATACTAGATTTGgtaatatttactaaacatttaagaaaataaaattattattattttttgacataatgacaaaatatttaattgatattattttactatacatttAGTAGttattatcagattttttttcagtgtatcatCGCGCGATCGTAACCGTATTTTCGTGAGTGAGTTAGTGCAATCTTGTTGATGATCGGAGAGGAAGAGGATGAGGCCTGCGACGCAACTTTTAGGTGAGTTCACACAAATATACAACATATACACACTGAAAAAGAAGTCAGGTAACAATTACCAAATGTTTAgtgaaatagtattaattaaatattttgtcaatataaccaaaaataattttatttttctaaatgttttgtaagtattatcaaatctggtataagtttactaaatatttaaaaaagaaaaattatttttggttacaatggccaaatatttaattgataatatttcacTGTACATTTGATAGTTATTGCTAGTCTTTTTTTCATTGCAGGGTTTATATCAATATCTAACCTATCTAACCAATGTGTATTGTATGTTACAGATGTTCCTTGAGGTAATTGACGAGAGGAAGCCAACGTCCATTATCGCCGAATTATTGTGAAACaaacgaaccgcagccggttcgtcgcgtcgcgcgtttttttCCGGGAGTGCCGTTTAAGTATTGGACTAATGAACTTTTCATAACTCCCATTCGATAGAATCCTAATTCGAGGGCCGGGaatcgcacccccgctgcttggcagtgAATATCCTTACTGGGGCGTTGCGTATGGTGGGCGTGCGCGCCGCACCGCGACGTTTCATGCCGAAGTGCCCGTGCACGAGGTAATTCCGAGCCGCTTGTACGACATGTTCGTCTGCATGTTGCGCGGTTGTCTGGATGTGTGAGTTTACACGCTCTGTCTCCGGCGATCGGTTTGGTCCTAAGCGGTTAGAAAATCGGATCAGTTCTCTTGGGTTTGCGCGTTTCTCTTGTTCTCGTCCACCATCCTAAGGCTTTCTTAGATCCTTGATGccctttttggattctttggatctGGGGTTCGAGCTAGGTGAATCACGTTTAATCTGACTTGGTCAGAACCTGGCCTTGTAGGTTAAGCTTGTGACGAGAGGCtggctctcatttcctgattcgtctaaaatgctaaacgtcggcaatgagtaccttctTTTCTCGTCCTGCCCGAGTGTCTTGTCGACGCCGCTTGGATATAAGATCCAGTGGGACTGATTAAGATGATCCGTTGGCTGGGCCTATGAAcgagtcaattttagacgtgATTTTTGTGAGACAACAGACGTAGGAATTCAATACGATTGATTTCGTTTTCTCCCGCGTGGGGCTTACCCTTGTTCGGGGGCGGGTACGCGTGCGTTCTACGTGCcgactcggggtgctgaatcCACGGGAATCCCTCTGAATGGGAACTCATATCATGGGTTTTATAAACCCGAAATGCCGCAGTATTACGcgaaaaacttaataaataattagtccacgcgcgcaaatttaatatattgttcaCGAGTGTTTCGCGTGTGCAACGAAAGGAAGAAGCTTAACTACTTGGAggactgagaggaggaggaggcctgggagaggcatcgggccccagcggagcaaccttggggtaaatataattccttatttatatgaatttgataatctttctcctttttgttcatcgcaataaattaaaaaagagttacttaaagaaagaaaatgaatataaaattgtatacacaGCCAGAAAAAAGTtgtgtttaaattgataaaattgttcttttaacttgatttttttaaattgaagtgaaaatgccttaaaggaaaataaaaatttatttgatttatttgatGAAGAAATGACATTACCAAtctttaagtaaataaattatttggccaaattattcgtttaatttaaacaactaATTTAAAGAACTGTTTAATTCAAAGAATGTATTGATAGCAATGTAAGACATAATTTAGTTattctgatttttaaaaattatatttttttttatttaaaaaaatatttgcgttgCGCAacaaaaaccattttttaaaagaaattctaataaaaggaacaatcaaaaaatgtttttgagtcaacttttctttaaccgtatagcaatgcacaaatttctttgaatcaaataaatacttttttattcaaagaaacctttctctgtgtataagaattaacttttaaagtattgattattttgagcgtaattttaatttttaaattttatgtttgtgtCACAGTAATCAccgcagcttcgtggctgattaactccgctcgttgcgcatcagGTCGGTAAGtcagtaataaattttcttattatatttgcaTGCTCTTTaaatgtcctgcgcaggatcATAGCATAATATTGTcttcttatatcttttattattgttattttatttgcgCAGCAACGATGTCCTCTTTGCGGaggagaaaataaattaaagtaatagatctatgaaaattatattagatatatgtgtaatatatgaATGTAACATGAAAACATAGGAATATTACAAATGTATAGAACGTCTTACAGATCTATTACTTTAGATTGAAATTGgcttaaaagtataataaatgttgtattTGCGCTTTATACTCACCATGAATATCGAACAATCGTTTCATACTGAGCGGTGGGCTTAAATGACGAGCCAAGAGCGGTGATTTGCTAGGGTACATTCTGTCGATATCCGCCAAGCGGTTGAGATGATCAGTCCAAGCCTTCTCAGCGTCGAATGGTTTTGCTGTTTTGTGTAATTTTGCCATTTAtgaaaatgagagaaaaaattaatcgatatataattttacaactttgcTCAACTATCTATTTCGACGAACACGTTGCGAACGCCTTCCGTGATTGGTACTATTCAAATACTAAATATTCTTaagatttctaaataatttgagCTATATGTAAATTGTtcgaataattttcttaaaatattccaaaCGTAAATTAAAATGAGTTTCGTTTAAGCATTCGCTACGTTTCGTTCAAGAAAGACATGTATCAGTCAATTTTTATAACGCCGAGAATCCGCAGAaggtttttatattatatcttttatattatatttagctTTTAACATgcaaatattgcatatatttcataaatgttgGAATACTAATCCCGAGGTTTACGAAAAATGTATCGGGTTTCTCgtcgttaaatttatttttacaaaattggcAAGCGCACAAAGGAAAAATGagttaatcaattaattttataaattaatttaaagaatttattaaagtatagataaattaaattttctagacgcgcgcgctcgcgcagAATCACCATTATTTTGGCATATATGAtacctaaaaattttttatattatgcgaTCAAATATTACCGATTATTGAAAAaacttgaaataatatatataatatatattatacatatttgtatacatatgtatacgtgTATTAATACATAGATATAAGTTCCTTTTTGCGCTACcaagaaaaatatatcgaagaaaaaaaacataaatttaattaaaaaatagttgtgaatTGTGTGTCTAAATTGGGTAAATatacatctttctttttttaaattaaagatgtttattaatagtaattaacgTAATAGTATAATACTTCTTGATATTCGATGAGAAAATTAATACAAAGTCTCATAATTATTCAAGTCGCTAATGTACGATTAATTTTTCTGAGTTCTAAAATCTATTTTGACACCTAATAGCATACCGATTTGATTGAATTTGTTTGCATATGGCCCAAAGTTGATCAAactgatatttaatttttacgctTCATTTTCTCTTTTCTAGTGTTTTAGCGAGTAGgcattttaacttttaattacttttgcaacatttgcaataataataattttgtattatgcacatatattgtacatacatcATGCATATGAGAAACACAGCAAgcgttattaaattatgatgaattattatattaaaataggtAGGGGaaaattatttagtacaagttacttttatataaatatattgctctGTTCtaagaaaatactaaaaattataaattatattaatacaggCTTCTTGT contains:
- the LOC105202151 gene encoding uncharacterized protein LOC105202151 isoform X2 produces the protein MDARFRSNLDMIGRNEPITRKAKFWQSYVRALKGTDDIRAPEHTHRPRSIFRSEFPELHSTSWPFGKSIYENPIHAADRINVPGYRYLPVHREIYGYSPRQLYPHQYKPIERFTPAKPFDAEKAWTDHLNRLADIDRMYPSKSPLLARHLSPPLSMKRLFDIHGNLVDDDFLLPRPRVLLRKKPFYDLLEPSPMAPISAFTRDPWWYPSYAPYIPSYAQYRTPFFLRDSYLSPIKRSYLWSRHPFRPFAHAY
- the LOC105202151 gene encoding uncharacterized protein LOC105202151 isoform X1, encoding MDARFRSNLDMIGRNEPITRKAKFWQSYVRALKGTDDIRAPEHTHRPRSIFRSEFPELHSTSWPFGKSIYENPIHAADRINVPGYRYLPVHREIYGYSPRQLYPHQYKPIERFTPAKPFDAEKAWTDHLNRLADIDRMYPSKSPLLARHLSPPLSMKRLFDIHGNLVDDDFLLPRPRVLLRKKPFYDLLEPSPMAPISAFTRDPWWYPSYAPYIPSYAQYRTPFFLRDSYLSPIKRSYLWSRHPFRPFGALYYYYSQPVPRFHFTSPWYNKRTTY